From Erigeron canadensis isolate Cc75 chromosome 8, C_canadensis_v1, whole genome shotgun sequence, one genomic window encodes:
- the LOC122610615 gene encoding uncharacterized protein LOC122610615: MADSSVVRGPGRNKRPWTTEEDAKLIDALMEVHVPGKYSGVDNGFKPGYLKAVEQLLEKSLPNSGIKAKAEPHIKSRMKTLKSNFTIVHDIIVRTSTSGFGFKWDSGKGCIDAEEQVWEEYIKTHKNVVGFKGKPLPFYEKLCTIFGKDRATGSHVVDLGKEDIVEETPTSTIEVDTDISQSGGVAGSASNKRKRSKSDDFSEIFKECSSDLTERIEHSIGSLGEKIVASAHETIAADVLEEVITEIQSLPGISAHQRLKGMDIIGCNTSKARIFLRSSEQDKVLYIQMLANDALD, encoded by the exons ATGGCAGATTCAAGTGTAGTTAGAGGACCAGGAAGAAACAAAAGACCATGGACTACAGAGGAAGATGCTAAGCTAATCGATGCATTGATGGAAGTGCATGTACCTGGTAAGTATTCAGGTGTCGATAACGGATTCAAGCCCGGGTATCTTAAAGCTGTGGAACAACTATTGGAAAAAAGCCTGCCTAACTCAGGCATTAAAGCTAAAGCTGAACCTCATATCAAGTCGAGAATGAAAACTTTGAAGTCAAATTTTACCATTGTGCACGACATTATAGTAAGAACTAGTACAAGTGGCTTTGGCTTTAAGTGGGATTCTGGGAAAGGTTGCATTGATGCAGAAGAGCAAGTGTGGGAGGAGTACATCAAG ACTCATAAAAATGTTGTCGGTTTTAAAGGCAAGCCATTACCTTTTTATGAAAAGCTTTGTACCATTTTCGGTAAAGATAGAGCTACCGGTTCTCATGTTGTTGATCTTGGAAAAGAAGATATTGTAGAAGAGACACCAACATCAACCATCGAAGTTGATACGGACATTTCACAATCTGGTGGAGTTGCGGGAAGTGCAAGCAATAAACGAAAGAGAAGCAAAAGTGACGACTTCAGTGAAATCTTCAAGGAATGTTCGAGTGACTTGACAGAAAGAATCGAGCATTCCATTGGTTCGTTGGGTGAAAAAATTGTTGCGAGTGCTCATGAAACCATTGCTGCTGATGTTCTTGAAGAAGTTATCACGGAGATCCAAAGTTTACCGGGCATTAGTGCACATCAACGTCTTAAAGGGATGGACATCATTGGTTGTAATACAAGCAAGGCCCGCATATTTCTACGTTCATCTGAACAAGACAAAGTTCTCTATATCCAAATGCTTGCAAATGATGCCTTGGATTAG